From the Osmerus eperlanus chromosome 19, fOsmEpe2.1, whole genome shotgun sequence genome, one window contains:
- the LOC134040002 gene encoding C-type lectin domain family 12 member B-like isoform X1 yields MYCLHCAMTGQIVSHIIRISKVNARELRPTKRRQLKGMAHLETLPNNSLTTTYKNLICQDDLRSDGNPLFEDQVPASLFAVAAEASTHRCRLVAGCLGLLSVFLMAADIALGVHYHNIRNKELSLKHQLTQVSSELDQIRSNMQAKDETQFSLAMALRRQSEVSVMREYQEQQMRDFENRIQALQEEQINMKSRISQLEVSCARCMPGWTLLNSTCYYFPFSDTIPRKGWKESKDTCVAKGGDLAVVDSWQKQEEISKLILAKYTDTPIRLSGFWIGLSDISSEGNWTWQNGVKMTQGYWEDGEPNDYYESEDCVAVYPWSNFSKNWNDAPCTHPLKWICEKAR; encoded by the exons ATGTACTGTTTACATTGTGCAATGACTGGACAAATAGTCTCCCACATAATCAGGATCAGCAAAGTAAATGCTCGAGAGTTGAGACCAACAAAGAGACGCCAACTTAAAGGAATGGCGCATTTAGAGACGTTGCCCAACAACAGTTTGACAACTACATACAAAAACCTAATTTGTCAAGATGATTTAAGGTCAGACGGAAATCCTCTCTTTGAAGACCAAGTACCAG CGTCTTTGTTCGCAGTGGCAGCTGAGGCGAGTACACATCGTTGTAGGCTGGTTGCAGGATGTCTGGGACTACTTAGTGTTTTCCTTATGGCAGCTGATATTGCTCTTGGAGTCCACT ATCACAACATCAGAAATAAAGAACTCTCACTTAAACACCAATTAACACAAGTAAGTAGTGAGCTGGATCAAATCCGTAGCAACATGCAAGCCAAGGACGAGACACAATTTTCCCTAGCAATGGCACTTCGTAGACAGAGTGAAGTTTCAGTGATGCGAGAGTATCAAGAACAACAGATGAGGGACTTTGAGAACAGGATCCAAGCCCTTCAGGAGGAGCAAATAAACATGAAGTCTCGCATCTCTCAACTTG AAGTGAGTTGTGCACGGTGTATGCCAGGGTGGACACTTCTGAACTCCACATGCTACTATTTCCCTTTCTCGGACACCATTCCCCGGAAAGGATGGAAAGAAAGTAAAGACACCTGCGTTGCGAAAGGAGGAGACCTGGCAGTGGTAGATAGCTGGCAGAAGCAG GAGGAGATAAGTAAGTTGATATTGGCAAAGTACACTGACACACCGATACGTCTCAGTGGATTCTGGATTGGACTTTCTGATATTAGTTCAGAGGGGAACTGGACATGGCAGAATGGAGTGAAGATGACTCAGGG GTATTGGGAAGATGGAGAACCGAATGACTACTATGAGTCAGAGGACTGTGTTGCCGTCTACCCCTGGAGTAACTTTAGCAAGAACTGGAATGATGCCCCATGTACACATCCACTGAAATGGATATGTGAAAAGGCTCGCTAA
- the LOC134040002 gene encoding C-type lectin domain family 12 member B-like isoform X2: MYCLHCAMTGQIVSHIIRISKVNARELRPTKRRQLKGMAHLETLPNNSLTTTYKNLICQDDLRSDGNPLFEDQVPASLFAVAAEASTHRCRLVAGCLGLLSVFLMAADIALGVHYHNIRNKELSLKHQLTQSEVSVMREYQEQQMRDFENRIQALQEEQINMKSRISQLEVSCARCMPGWTLLNSTCYYFPFSDTIPRKGWKESKDTCVAKGGDLAVVDSWQKQEEISKLILAKYTDTPIRLSGFWIGLSDISSEGNWTWQNGVKMTQGYWEDGEPNDYYESEDCVAVYPWSNFSKNWNDAPCTHPLKWICEKAR, encoded by the exons ATGTACTGTTTACATTGTGCAATGACTGGACAAATAGTCTCCCACATAATCAGGATCAGCAAAGTAAATGCTCGAGAGTTGAGACCAACAAAGAGACGCCAACTTAAAGGAATGGCGCATTTAGAGACGTTGCCCAACAACAGTTTGACAACTACATACAAAAACCTAATTTGTCAAGATGATTTAAGGTCAGACGGAAATCCTCTCTTTGAAGACCAAGTACCAG CGTCTTTGTTCGCAGTGGCAGCTGAGGCGAGTACACATCGTTGTAGGCTGGTTGCAGGATGTCTGGGACTACTTAGTGTTTTCCTTATGGCAGCTGATATTGCTCTTGGAGTCCACT ATCACAACATCAGAAATAAAGAACTCTCACTTAAACACCAATTAACACAA AGTGAAGTTTCAGTGATGCGAGAGTATCAAGAACAACAGATGAGGGACTTTGAGAACAGGATCCAAGCCCTTCAGGAGGAGCAAATAAACATGAAGTCTCGCATCTCTCAACTTG AAGTGAGTTGTGCACGGTGTATGCCAGGGTGGACACTTCTGAACTCCACATGCTACTATTTCCCTTTCTCGGACACCATTCCCCGGAAAGGATGGAAAGAAAGTAAAGACACCTGCGTTGCGAAAGGAGGAGACCTGGCAGTGGTAGATAGCTGGCAGAAGCAG GAGGAGATAAGTAAGTTGATATTGGCAAAGTACACTGACACACCGATACGTCTCAGTGGATTCTGGATTGGACTTTCTGATATTAGTTCAGAGGGGAACTGGACATGGCAGAATGGAGTGAAGATGACTCAGGG GTATTGGGAAGATGGAGAACCGAATGACTACTATGAGTCAGAGGACTGTGTTGCCGTCTACCCCTGGAGTAACTTTAGCAAGAACTGGAATGATGCCCCATGTACACATCCACTGAAATGGATATGTGAAAAGGCTCGCTAA